The DNA sequence CGCCGCGCGCCCAGCAGTCCGGCCACGGCGAGCGCCCCCCGCCCGCCTGCCCGCACCACCCCGGCGCCCCGCCCCGCAGCGCCCCCGGCCCCGGCCAAGTCTGCCCCGACGGCGGCCTCGGCGCGCAGCCTGGCCCCGCAACCCTTTGCCCGCACCCTGCAACTCCAGGCCCAACGCCTGAACGGCGCGGACGTGCGGGCGGTGCAAGACCGGCTGATCGCCCTGACGCGCCCCAGCGGCGGCGGGCGGGGTGACGGCTGGTACGGCCCGGTCACGGCGGCGACCGTGCGGGCTTTTCAGGCGGCCAATGGGCTGGCCGTCACGGGCCGGGTGGACCGGGCGACCTGGGATCTGCTGTTCAGTTCCAGCGCCCGCACCTTCGCCGCCGACAGCATTCGCTGAGGTGGGGGACCCCCACCGGGGTCCAGAAAAAGCTCCCGGCTGCTGTCGTCGGGAGCGGTCCGCCCGACTTCACCCGGTCGGGTTGAATTGTGGAACGCCCTCAGGGTACGCCGCGTTTTCCTGAACTGGGTTTGCGCCGGGTCAGTAAACCTTCATCGGTGGGCGCGAGGGGGGCGGGGAATTTCTCCCCCCAGCCTCCAGGCGGGAAAGCTGGACCTGGATGTCGACGAGGTCAACGCCCCCCAGGCCGGAGCGTGGGGGGCGTGGGGAAGACGGAAGCTCAGTAGCGGTAGAGGGTGGTCTCGGTGACCTGCACGCTGAGGGTCCGGTCGGCGCCGCGCGCCACGGTGAGGGTCGCGCTGCTCCCGGCGCGGACCAGGGTGCCCTGGTAGCCGGTGGTCGTCTGACGGGTGCCCTGAAGCGCGTAGCCTTCGCGCTGCAACTCCGCGACCTTCTGGTCGTAGGCGCTGCGGGCCGGGTCCTGCACCTGGGTCCCCGTGATGGCGCCCAGCAGGCTGCGGAAGAGGTCGAGCACGACCGCCGCGCCCGGCTGGGCCGGAGCCACCTGCACCGGGGCCGACTGGACCGGAGTCACGGCGACCGGCACGGCGAACTCGACGTTGAGGTTGGTGGTGGCGCCGGCACGGACGGTGATGGTGGTGGTGTAGTCGCGGAAGCCGGGCGCCTGCACCCGCACCGGGTA is a window from the Deinococcus budaensis genome containing:
- a CDS encoding PEGA domain-containing protein; protein product: YPVRVQAPGFRDYTTTITVRAGATTNLNVEFAVPVAVTPVQSAPVQVAPAQPGAAVVLDLFRSLLGAITGTQVQDPARSAYDQKVAELQREGYALQGTRQTTTGYQGTLVRAGSSATLTVARGADRTLSVQVTETTLYRY